From a region of the Lactuca sativa cultivar Salinas chromosome 4, Lsat_Salinas_v11, whole genome shotgun sequence genome:
- the LOC111914569 gene encoding uncharacterized protein LOC111914569 yields the protein MGSYSDNEDEFFDAREAFASMSDSGSDCSPKDCSTTVFDYDYWVGNLEGVESRCDKFLRLMGLNSKWLVAIIDYLVKSFDFHEDGLVRNFSSSSHRSSRKEGETVNLLDMRKKVKKNWLQKLSIVARVTDKQEESVTLKPNNTNSKTSSVPIHTHKKKSKELSSLYATQEFSAHNGYISIINFSHDGRYSASASEDCIIRIWKFFEDQDPWTWWRNLVPFMYLLSSSVDNTDRMWKVGHNECVKSFTHKNYVTSVEFNPETKNEPLLEELLDIGIQEKEGKAEPNSLAHINAE from the exons ATGGGTAGTTACAGTGATAACGAAGATGAATTTTTTGACGCCCGTGAGGCGTTTGCTTCAATGTCTGACTCAGGCTCCGATTGCTCCCCAAAAGACTGTTCTACCACTGTATTCGACTATGATTATTGGGTTGGGAATCTGGAAGGTGTTGAATCCCGTTGTGATAAATTCCTGAGATTAATGGGTTTAAATTCTAAATGGCTT GTAGCCATCATTGACTATTTGGTCAA ATCATTCGACTTCCATGAAGATGGTTTAGTAAGGAATTTTAGTTCATCTTCTCATAGGTCATCACGTAAAGAAGGTGAAACTGTTAATTTGTTAGATATGAGGAAGAAAGTAAAGAAGAATTGGCTCCAAAAGCTAAGTATCGTGGCTAGAGTCACAGATAAACAAGAGGAATCAGTAACTTTGAAGCCCAATAACACAAACTCAAAAACCAGTTCAGTTCCTATACACACACATAAAAAGAAATCAAAAGAATTATCATCTCTTTATGCCACACAAGAGTTTTCAGCACATAATGGTTACATCTCAATTATAAATTTCAGTCATGATGGTAGATACTCAGCAAGTGCTAGTGAAGATTGTATTATccgcatttggaaattttttgaaGATCAAGATCCATGGACATGGTGGAGAAATCTTGTCCCTTTCATG TATCTTCTATCATCTTCTGTGGATAACACAGATCGAATGTGGAAAGTTGGACATAATGAATGCGTGAAAAGTTTTACTCATAAGAACTATG TGACAAGTGTGGAGTTTAATCCT GAAACTAAAAACGAGCCTCTTCTAGAAGAACTATTAGATATTGGAATTCAAGAGAAAGAAGGGAAAGCTGAACCTAATTCATTAGCCCATATCAATGCAGAATAG